One region of Primulina tabacum isolate GXHZ01 chromosome 17, ASM2559414v2, whole genome shotgun sequence genomic DNA includes:
- the LOC142530553 gene encoding uncharacterized protein LOC142530553, whose translation MAPLFGVSRALPSSAVAPPQGGGAAALGKGRDHGRGQGRTKNTEDGSYDRFRWMNPPEFIGCPDPLVLLSGSSHLRLYLVILSSLIEINGMNNDLFYAKYFSSEVKAKKVKEFLELRQGSMNVNEYTLKFEEGWVFVPFIFKNDKDKGENFLRGLRPEFRRDVHMSKLVAYEDIVDRALLAKLDEHEIEKERHLRRHAFQTKGQGVSAQVRGGHKGKVADITDAKNWDTRRRSALLFRIKEEYMEVPGLPHDREVEFVIELIPGTTPISKAPYIMAPTEMKELNKQLYELLDKGFRPSSSPWGDPVLFVKKKDGSLRLCIDYRELNKLLRDKQLYAKLKKCEFWLEQVAFLGHIVSKKGISVEPSKIESIKQWSIPKKVSEVRSFLVLPYGTEDFVVYTDASKKGLSPVMMQRGKVIAYVSRELKDYEKNYSTHDLQLASMVFALKIWRYYL comes from the exons GGTCGTGACCATGGAAGGGGTCAAGGAAGAACGAAAAACACTGAAGATGGTTCTTATGATCGGTTTAGGTGGATGAACCCCCCTGAATTTATCGGTTGTCCTGATCCACTAGTGCTCTTAAGTGGGTCAAGTCATTTGAGGCTATATTTGGTTATTTTAAGTTCACTGATAGAGATAAA TGGAATGAACAATGATTTATTCTATGCCAAGTATTTTTCAAGTGAAGTCAAAGCCAAAAAGGTAAAGGAATTTCTTGAATTGCGACAAGGTTCCATGAATGTCAATGAGTATACTCTCAAATTTGAGGAAGGTTGGGTCTTTGTtccttttattttcaaaaatgataaAGATAAGGGAGAAAATTTTCTTCGTGGGTTGAGGCCAGAGTTTAGGAGGGATGTGCACATGTCGAaattggttgcatatgaagacaTCGTTGATAGAGCATTGCTTGCTAAACTGGATGAACATGAGATCGAGAAGGAGCGACATTTAAGAAGACATGCTTTCCAAACAAAAGGTCAAGGGGTGAGTGCTCAAGTTCGAGGCGGTCACAAAGGGAAAG TGGCAGATATTACAGATGCAAAGAACTGGGACACACGGCGCAGAAGTGCCCTCTTATTTCGGATAAAGGAAGAGTACATG GAGGTGCCTGGATTACCACATGATCGAGAGGTagagtttgttattgaattgattcCAGGTACAACCccaatttctaaggctccgtacatAATGGCTCCGAcggagatgaaagaattgaataaACAATTATATGAGCTCTTAGATAAAGGTTTCCGTCCTAGTTCCTCTCCATGGGGAGatccagttttatttgtgaaaaagaaagatggatctCTAAGATTATGTATTGACTATCGAGAACTGAATAAG ctATTGAGGGATAAGCAATTATATGCTAAGTTaaagaaatgcgaattctggttggagcaggtGGCGTTTTTGGGCCATATCGTTTCGAAAAAGGGAATATCGGTGGAACCATCCAAAATTGAGTCTATTAAGCAATGGTCCATTCCAAAGAAAGTTTCAGAGGTTAGAAGTTTTCTTG TACTTCCTTATGGTACTGAGGATTTCGTTgtgtatacagatgcttcaaaaAAGGGGTTAAGTCCCGTAatgatgcagcgtgggaaagtgATAGCTTATGTTTCTCGtgagttgaaggactacgagaaaaattattccACTCATGATTTGCAATTGGCTTCTatggtttttgccttaaagataTGGCGGTACTATCTTTAA